The Anguilla anguilla isolate fAngAng1 chromosome 4, fAngAng1.pri, whole genome shotgun sequence genome has a window encoding:
- the LOC118226219 gene encoding uncharacterized protein C18orf63-like, producing MSHQGEQNLFFLNLPDARKLCCVTLSLLFGHDDGELRNTQVKSCRELLSLYPDILASPALESFEEITVIMAITFFKTGIIQAYTQRHGLQMGAPQRVLPSTLQVCLSYTLTVKLAPNWNKVGQFLVAGMDFLSYSGKLNAVATQLSVSESQLCLSVEADAVRLPPATLEDFDIADNVIRRFHSSRDAVIHSFSLPSNWCYILPSMKRGQIISISHQIPAECPFQSYADIRKHWSSLYGYQLPLVDEQDVVYCSVYFKLVGERLFTYPLCCIRAEPIQRFPRFDLQGALSSFMLDLRGKLQSVCGFPIRMTSKPCYYTTSLSTPGSQGPCSRPVNLTTRSACRPVLTQLPPSIPRNAPFASQPDGRSVGTQYGGGGAASQAPLANAAPASRPVPAPGSAHKIVPIFRNKALDRHVNVTKILAERRQQRREQGGQPPAGSDGPAPGPAPSSKRKQEARLGAGQSQPGPASHPRVENPSCQQGHYSQGIGRDLEPRESVPQSPAIRTEIPALIPSSVGDWFQSKPKKAKVSVAEVDVEHYARSHQLSKINAATLQAWLRGRGVPVRSKDKKEELVAKVMHCLSEP from the exons ATGAGCCATCAAGGAGAGCAGAACCTCTTCTTCCTGAACCTGCCAGACGCACGGAAGCTGTGCTGTGTCACCCTGTCCCTGCTCTTTGGCCATGATGACGGGGAACTGAGGAACACACAGGTGAAGTCATGCAG AGAGTTACTGTCCCTGTATCCAGATATACTAGCTTCTCCTGCTTTGGAGTCATTTGAGGAGATCACTGTTATAATGGCT ATAACCTTTTTCAAGACTGGGATCATCCAGGCGTATACACAGAGACATGGTCTGCAG ATGGGAGCTCCACAGAGGGTCCTCCCCAGCACTCTGCAGGTCTGCCTCTCGTACACCCTGACTGTCAAACTGGCTCCCAACTGGAACAAGGTCGGGCAGTTCCTAGTGGCAG gaaTGGACTTTCTGTCTTACTCTGGAAAACTTAATGCTGTTG CAACGCAGCTGAGCGTCAGCGAGAGCCAGCTGTGCCTCAGCGTGGAGGCCGACGCGGTCCGACTCCCGCCCGCCACG CTGGAGGACTTTGACATTGCTGACAATGTGATAAGGAGGTTCCACAGCAGCAGGGACGCAGTGATTCATTCCTTCTCTTTGCCAAGTAACTGGTGCTACATTCTTCCCAG TATGAAGAGGGGTCAGATCATTAGCATCAGTCACCAGATACCTGCCGAGTGCCCCTTCCAGTCCTACGCTGACATACGGAAACATTGGAGCAGTCTG TATGGGTACCAACTTCCCCTAGTGGATGAGCAGGATGTGGTCTACTGCAGTGTGTACTTCAAGCTGGTGGGAGAGAGACTCTTCAC ATACCCCCTGTGCTGCATCAGGGCTGAGCCCATTCAGCGCTTTCCCAGGTttgacctgcagggggcactAAGCTCCTTCATGTTAGACCTGAGAGGTAAACTCCAGAGTGTATGTGGCTTCCCCATCCGCATGACCAGCAAGCCCTGCTATTACACCACCAGCCTCAGCACTCCTGGCTCACAG GGTCCCTGCAGCAGGCCGGTGAATCTGACCACCAGGTCCGCCTGCCGGCCCGTGCTAACTCAGCTGCCCCCCAGCATACCCCGAAATGCCCCATTTGCGAGCCAGCCAGATGGGCGGAGCGTCGGCACCCAGTacggcgggggaggggctgccTCTCAGGCACCTCTCGCTAATGCTGCTCCCGCAAGCAGGCCTGTCCccgcccccggctccgcccacaAAATCGTGCCCATCTTTAGAAACAAGGCGCTCGACCGACACGTCAACGTCACCAAGATACTGGCGGAGAGGAGACAACAGAGGCGGGAGCAGGGTGGTCAGCCCCCGGCAGGGTCCGACGGgcccgcccctggccccgccccttcatCTAAGCGGAAACAGGAGGCCCgtctgggggcggggcagagccaGCCTGGCCCCGCCTCTCACCCCAGAGTGGAGAATCCATCGTGCCAGCAGGGGCACTACAGTCAGGGTATAGGGAGAGACCTTGAGCCCAGAGAGTCTGTCCCACAATCTCCTGCCATCAGGACAGAGATCCCTGCACTGATCCCCAGTAGTGTG GGAGACTGGTTCCAGTCTAAACCGAAGAAAGCCAAGGTCAGCGTCGCGGAAGTGGACGTAGAGCATTATGCAAGGAGCCATCAG TTGTCGAAGATCAATGCGGCGACACTGCAGGCCTGGCTAAGGGGGCGAGGAGTGCCCGTCCGCTCAAAGGACAAGAAGGAGGAGCTGGTCGCCAAGGTGATGCACTGCCTCAGCGAACCGTAG